In Helianthus annuus cultivar XRQ/B chromosome 9, HanXRQr2.0-SUNRISE, whole genome shotgun sequence, the following are encoded in one genomic region:
- the LOC118482155 gene encoding glycine-rich RNA-binding protein 3, mitochondrial-like isoform X2 — translation MALINRAGSILRQTVSKHINNDMSMASPYICQMTRCMSWKVFVGGLARATNDTSLREAFSPYGEVSEARVITDRKTGRSRGFGFVTFTDYDAGNDAIDDMDQWELHGRTISVCWANKRP, via the exons ATGGCGCTCATCAACAGAGCTGGTAGTATACTAAGGCAGACCGTGAGTAAGCACATCAATAATGATATGTCAATGGCAAGTCCATATATCTGTCAAATGACACGATGCATGAGTTGGAAAGTCTTTGTGGGAG GATTGGCAAGGGCTACAAATGATACAAGCTTGCGAGAAGCTTTTAGCCCATACGGGGAAGTCTCTGAAG CTAGAGTAATCACAGATAGAAAAACTGGCAGGTCTAGAGGTTTTGGCTTTGTTACTTTTACGGACTATGACGCTGGCAATGATGCAAtcgatgatatggatcagtgg GAGTTGCATGGTCGAACGATAAGTGTGTGTTGGGCCAACAAAAGACCATGA
- the LOC118482155 gene encoding glycine-rich RNA-binding protein 3, mitochondrial-like isoform X1, whose protein sequence is MHSDTTMALINRAGSILRQTVSKHINNDMSMASPYICQMTRCMSWKVFVGGLARATNDTSLREAFSPYGEVSEARVITDRKTGRSRGFGFVTFTDYDAGNDAIDDMDQWELHGRTISVCWANKRP, encoded by the exons ATGCATTCAG ATACAACCATGGCGCTCATCAACAGAGCTGGTAGTATACTAAGGCAGACCGTGAGTAAGCACATCAATAATGATATGTCAATGGCAAGTCCATATATCTGTCAAATGACACGATGCATGAGTTGGAAAGTCTTTGTGGGAG GATTGGCAAGGGCTACAAATGATACAAGCTTGCGAGAAGCTTTTAGCCCATACGGGGAAGTCTCTGAAG CTAGAGTAATCACAGATAGAAAAACTGGCAGGTCTAGAGGTTTTGGCTTTGTTACTTTTACGGACTATGACGCTGGCAATGATGCAAtcgatgatatggatcagtgg GAGTTGCATGGTCGAACGATAAGTGTGTGTTGGGCCAACAAAAGACCATGA
- the LOC118482155 gene encoding glycine-rich RNA-binding protein 3, mitochondrial-like isoform X3, with product MHSDTTMALINRAGSILRQTVSKHINNDMSMASPYICQMTRCMSWKVFVGGLARATNDTSLREAFSPYGEVSEGLEVLALLLLRTMTLAMMQSMIWISGSCMVER from the exons ATGCATTCAG ATACAACCATGGCGCTCATCAACAGAGCTGGTAGTATACTAAGGCAGACCGTGAGTAAGCACATCAATAATGATATGTCAATGGCAAGTCCATATATCTGTCAAATGACACGATGCATGAGTTGGAAAGTCTTTGTGGGAG GATTGGCAAGGGCTACAAATGATACAAGCTTGCGAGAAGCTTTTAGCCCATACGGGGAAGTCTCTGAAG GTCTAGAGGTTTTGGCTTTGTTACTTTTACGGACTATGACGCTGGCAATGATGCAAtcgatgatatggatcagtgg GAGTTGCATGGTCGAACGATAA
- the LOC118481798 gene encoding uncharacterized protein LOC118481798 has protein sequence MALEKYKQNHGSNFPHVRAWMVLKNDPKWAPIPNEVAMAKRQKTSETGSLSAGGSDARCHINLNDDADYDEYEYNVREHERPPGRDKTKKDQAKGKGKEKVDPNMVEFMEHLKVYNDISAQKTKAKERAVEEKSRASDEKLKEKVRLSNEKIRISDEKIRLKEWEIMMMNVDNEPEPKRSMLKKLQNDIMKKHQII, from the coding sequence ATGGCATTGGAAAAGTATAAACAAAATCATGGTTCCAACTTTCCTCACGTTCGCGCGTGGATGGTTCTAAAAAACGACCCAAAATGGGCGCCCATTCCTAACGAGGTGGCGATggcgaaacgccaaaaaacatcgGAAACAGGTAGTTTAAGCGCCGGTGGATCGgacgcgaggtgtcacattaACTTAAATGATGACGCCGACTATGACGAATACGAGTATAACGTACGTGAACACGAGCGTCCACCGGGCCGAGACAAAACAAAGAAGGATCAGGCCAAGGGAAAAGGAAAGGAAAAGGTGGACCCGAACATGGTTGAGTTTATGGAACACCTAAAAGTGTACAACGACATATCGGCCCAAAAGACGAAGGCGAAGGAGCGGGCCGTCGAAGAAAAAAGTCGTGCATCGGACgagaagttaaaagaaaaggtCCGATTGTCGAATGAGAAAATCCGAATCTCCGATGAAAAAATTCGGCTTAAGGAATGGGAAATAATGATGATGAATGTCGATAACGAACCCGAGCcgaaacgttcgatgttgaaaaaactaCAAAACGACATCATGAAAAAGCATCAAATTATTtaa